The following are from one region of the Blastocatellia bacterium genome:
- a CDS encoding RDD family protein, whose product MKCIKCAKEQSEKASVCPYCGFRFPKELKEAKEIKETSLERSTLIEFPLAANKPADKTKQQAANPNNNWRAELSAKVREVKERRNMQEARGRLQAELEAAAQRYQQTNPPINNTGLAINSISTSIDSINANIDSEDRTSNPVVEAALKRVQRASEIAVKRQQYIGAAAAIAASKTVNSPSTLPQPQQIAKAKSTALPEAHNLSSLAVSPTPNIEVDNSPIIKPDVEIITTIPSVKAKITSAVVKTVATSAKTVSTPTVGATAVAPVIIEEIVETPVLLPITDEIEIPQVNAQEAESVLESLLEQPIEQPKQPSVRVIRESESGPNYLDELIAVCEQNRTLSSERPNKSQRLIAATIDLFIILLVSAMFWATSYTLGVDFSDQRIIYILSGTSFFTGLIYLTMMVFVAARTFGMMFVGTRVVNSNTFESPSFIQSLLRAASYFVSVALVGLGFVWMFLDPEQRTLHDIVSSTLVVRDY is encoded by the coding sequence ATGAAGTGTATTAAATGTGCTAAAGAACAAAGCGAAAAAGCTAGCGTTTGCCCATATTGTGGGTTTAGATTTCCAAAGGAACTTAAAGAAGCAAAAGAAATCAAAGAAACTTCTTTAGAACGTTCTACTTTAATTGAATTTCCTTTAGCAGCAAACAAACCGGCTGATAAAACTAAGCAGCAAGCTGCTAACCCCAATAATAATTGGCGTGCTGAACTAAGTGCTAAAGTGCGAGAAGTAAAAGAGCGTCGCAATATGCAAGAAGCTCGTGGGCGGTTGCAAGCAGAACTAGAAGCCGCAGCCCAACGCTATCAACAAACTAACCCCCCAATAAATAACACTGGCTTAGCTATTAATAGCATTAGTACCAGTATTGATAGTATTAATGCTAATATTGATTCTGAAGATCGCACTAGTAATCCAGTAGTTGAAGCAGCACTTAAAAGGGTTCAACGTGCTTCTGAAATAGCTGTAAAACGTCAACAATATATAGGTGCAGCAGCAGCAATAGCAGCAAGTAAAACCGTAAATAGTCCTTCAACACTCCCTCAACCACAACAAATTGCTAAAGCCAAATCTACTGCTTTACCAGAAGCACATAATCTTAGTTCTTTAGCTGTTAGCCCTACACCTAACATAGAAGTGGATAATTCTCCAATTATTAAACCAGATGTTGAAATAATAACTACAATTCCAAGTGTAAAAGCTAAGATTACTTCTGCTGTAGTTAAAACCGTAGCTACATCAGCAAAAACCGTTTCTACCCCAACAGTAGGAGCAACAGCCGTAGCACCTGTAATAATAGAAGAAATTGTAGAAACTCCTGTTTTACTGCCTATAACTGATGAAATAGAAATTCCACAAGTTAATGCACAAGAAGCCGAATCAGTTTTAGAAAGTTTGCTAGAACAGCCAATAGAGCAACCCAAACAACCATCTGTAAGAGTAATTAGGGAGTCTGAATCAGGCCCAAATTACTTAGATGAATTAATAGCAGTTTGTGAACAAAACCGAACTCTTTCAAGCGAAAGACCTAATAAATCACAACGCTTAATTGCTGCAACAATAGACCTTTTTATTATTTTGTTAGTCAGTGCAATGTTTTGGGCAACTAGCTATACGTTAGGAGTCGATTTCTCCGATCAAAGAATAATATATATTTTGTCAGGTACTAGCTTTTTTACTGGCTTAATCTATTTAACCATGATGGTATTTGTTGCGGCTCGCACCTTTGGCATGATGTTTGTAGGCACAAGAGTTGTAAATAGCAACACTTTTGAATCACCTTCTTTTATTCAATCTCTACTTCGTGCAGCTAGCTATTTTGTTTCTGTAGCTTTAGTAGGTCTAGGCTTTGTTTGGATGTTTTTAGACCCTGAACAACGCACTTTGCACGATATTGTTTCTAGTACTTTAGTAGTACGTGATTATTAA